From Doryrhamphus excisus isolate RoL2022-K1 chromosome 22, RoL_Dexc_1.0, whole genome shotgun sequence, one genomic window encodes:
- the sncgb gene encoding synuclein, gamma b (breast cancer-specific protein 1), with amino-acid sequence MDALMKGFSMAKEGVVAAAEKTKAGMEEAAAKTKEGVMYVGNKTKEGVVSSVNTVANRTVDQANIVADTAVSGANEVSQAAVEGVENVAASTGLLNQEESAAYLQGQYGGMEQGGQGGEDY; translated from the exons ATGGATGCACTCATGAAGGGGTTCTCCATGGCCAAAGAGGGGGTGGTGGCGGCCGCCGAAAAGACCAAAGCCGGCATGGAGGAGGCTGCAGCCAAGACCAAAGAAGGGGTGATGTATGTCG GTAACAAGACCAAGGAGGGAGTTGTGTCATCAGTCAACACGG TGGCCAACAGGACCGTGGACCAGGCCAACATTGTCGCAGACACAGCCGTGTCCGGCGCTAACGAGGTGTCGCAGGCAGCCGTGGAAGGGGTGGAGAACGTCGCTGCTTCAACCGGGCTCCTGAACCAG GAGGAGTCTGCTGCCTACTTGCAGGGACAATACGGGGGGATGGAGCAAGGCGGCCAAGGTGGAGAG GATTATTAG